One segment of Patescibacteria group bacterium DNA contains the following:
- the metG gene encoding methionine--tRNA ligase, producing MKFYITTPIYYSNAEPHIGSAYPTIAADVLARYHRLLGDEVYYLTGVDEHGQKMSDSAAAANASPQEFCDAMAAKWQFAWDALNISNDDFIRTTSDRHKDGVTKLLLRLKEAEAIYEGKYEGYYCKGCEAFVTEKDLVGGLCPVHQTKPELIEEKNYFFNLKKYLPEVERLIDTDKIRILPASKKKEVLGLFKQELSDFSISRQNLKWGIPLPWDPTQVTYVWADALSNYINALGYGSGDEAKLDKFWPADVHVIGKDIIKFHCIFWPAMLLAAEIQPPMTIFAHGFFTVDGHKMGKSLGNIIDPLELAKGFGVDAIRYLLLSQFPFGQDGDIKADKFVIQYNSDLANGIGNFSSRVTAMAEKYFAGLVPNRDNELKAETEKLIGQYNQAMSDFLPDNGIEAVKGLVALGDAYVEKNKPWELAKTDVKRLEEVIYNLLELLRHVGVLLWPIMPESGERIMTALGQAGFFGQDYKTLTVWGLLEPQSKVEKITGLFPRI from the coding sequence ATGAAGTTTTACATAACCACCCCAATTTATTATTCTAACGCCGAACCGCATATCGGCTCGGCTTATCCGACAATCGCTGCTGATGTTCTGGCACGTTATCATCGTTTACTCGGCGATGAAGTTTACTATCTAACCGGTGTGGATGAGCATGGCCAGAAAATGTCAGATTCGGCTGCGGCCGCTAATGCATCGCCGCAGGAATTCTGCGACGCTATGGCGGCTAAATGGCAATTCGCTTGGGACGCGCTTAATATTTCTAATGATGATTTTATTCGCACTACTTCCGACCGCCACAAGGATGGCGTCACTAAACTGCTGTTAAGGTTAAAAGAGGCCGAAGCGATTTACGAGGGCAAGTATGAGGGTTATTATTGTAAGGGTTGTGAGGCTTTTGTGACAGAAAAGGATTTGGTCGGCGGTTTATGTCCGGTGCACCAAACCAAGCCGGAGCTTATTGAAGAAAAGAATTACTTTTTCAATTTGAAGAAGTATTTGCCGGAAGTAGAGCGATTAATTGATACGGATAAAATTAGGATCCTGCCTGCCAGCAAAAAGAAAGAAGTGCTGGGCTTATTCAAACAGGAGTTGTCTGATTTTTCCATTTCTCGTCAAAATCTCAAATGGGGCATACCTTTGCCTTGGGATCCGACACAAGTTACTTATGTTTGGGCCGATGCTCTAAGTAATTATATTAATGCTTTGGGTTATGGTTCCGGCGACGAAGCTAAGCTGGATAAGTTTTGGCCGGCTGATGTACACGTTATCGGCAAGGACATTATTAAGTTTCATTGTATTTTTTGGCCGGCCATGCTATTGGCCGCGGAAATCCAACCCCCCATGACTATTTTTGCCCATGGTTTCTTTACGGTTGACGGGCATAAGATGGGCAAATCTTTGGGTAATATTATTGACCCCTTAGAATTAGCTAAAGGATTTGGCGTTGACGCTATCAGGTATTTGTTGCTGTCGCAATTTCCGTTCGGACAGGACGGAGATATCAAGGCGGATAAGTTTGTTATTCAGTATAATTCAGATTTGGCCAATGGTATCGGTAATTTTTCTTCCCGCGTTACGGCCATGGCCGAAAAATATTTTGCTGGTTTAGTGCCGAATCGCGATAACGAATTGAAAGCGGAAACTGAAAAGCTCATCGGGCAATATAATCAAGCTATGAGTGATTTCCTGCCTGATAACGGCATTGAAGCGGTTAAGGGCTTAGTCGCTTTGGGTGACGCTTATGTGGAAAAAAATAAGCCTTGGGAACTGGCTAAGACCGATGTTAAAAGATTAGAAGAAGTAATCTATAACTTACTGGAGTTATTGCGTCATGTCGGTGTCTTGCTTTGGCCGATTATGCCGGAAAGTGGAGAAAGGATTATGACCGCCTTGGGTCAAGCAGGCTTTTTTGGCCAAGATTATAAAACCTTGACTGTTTGGGGTCTTTTGGAGCCCCAGAGTAAAGTAGAGAAGATCACTGGCTTATTCCCCAGGATATAG
- a CDS encoding TatD family hydrolase, which produces MLVDSHCHLNFISFRDDATKVAADFLSSNYALLNVGAQYSTSERAINLAEKFPRGVYAVVGLHPLHLIEAGEETIIIEGKPQTFKTAQEDFDANKYRQLARSSKKVVAVGETGLDYFYFGKFSVAEIAQLKIKQEQAFRGFIALAEELNLPLVIHSRGSVANPTDAYDDILRILQDKIGSDRKVKGVVHCFGGNAEQAKQFLRLGLYLGFTGIITFKKKSEELQQIVRETPLDRILIETDAPFLSPEPHRGARNVPQYVEFVAKKVAQLKDLTYGEVAEATTKNAKELFGI; this is translated from the coding sequence ATGTTGGTAGACTCTCATTGCCATCTAAACTTCATTTCCTTTAGAGATGACGCCACTAAAGTGGCGGCTGATTTTTTATCGTCTAATTACGCCTTATTGAATGTGGGCGCGCAATATTCCACTTCCGAACGGGCGATTAATTTGGCGGAAAAATTTCCGCGCGGGGTTTATGCCGTAGTCGGATTGCACCCGCTTCATTTAATTGAAGCGGGGGAAGAAACTATTATTATTGAAGGCAAACCGCAGACTTTTAAGACCGCGCAAGAGGATTTTGATGCTAATAAATACCGCCAGTTAGCCCGATCATCCAAGAAAGTCGTGGCTGTCGGCGAAACCGGATTGGATTATTTTTATTTCGGTAAATTTTCTGTTGCGGAGATCGCGCAATTGAAGATTAAACAAGAGCAGGCCTTCCGTGGTTTTATCGCTTTGGCTGAAGAACTTAATCTGCCCTTGGTTATCCACAGCCGAGGCTCTGTTGCTAACCCGACTGATGCCTATGATGATATTTTGCGCATTTTACAAGACAAGATTGGCTCCGATAGGAAAGTCAAAGGAGTAGTGCATTGCTTTGGCGGTAATGCCGAACAAGCCAAGCAATTTTTGCGACTCGGTTTATATTTGGGTTTTACCGGCATTATAACATTCAAGAAAAAATCCGAAGAACTCCAACAGATAGTTCGGGAGACGCCGCTTGATAGGATTTTGATTGAAACCGATGCGCCCTTCCTGTCTCCGGAGCCGCACCGCGGAGCCAGGAATGTTCCGCAATACGTGGAATTTGTGGCTAAAAAAGTTGCACAACTAAAGGATCTGACTTATGGCGAAGTGGCCGAAGCCACAACCAAAAATGCCAAAGAATTATTCGGTATTTGA
- the rsmI gene encoding 16S rRNA (cytidine(1402)-2'-O)-methyltransferase → MKLYIVATPLGNLKDITLRALEVLKSVPLIACEDTRVSSKLLAAYDIKTKTVSYHQHSSAGKVDFLLDKLAETGEMAVITDAGTPGISDPGNLLVEAAVKRFGSQCEIIPIPGPSAIVALLSISGLPTDRFLFLGFLPHKKGKETILKRIIDSGETTVFYESTHRIIKSLEKLNEMMPPGADNGRRIVVGRELTKKFETVYRGNIKQILDQLKSDTTKGEFVVVVEGK, encoded by the coding sequence ATGAAACTCTATATTGTCGCGACGCCGCTGGGAAATTTAAAAGATATAACTCTCCGGGCTTTGGAGGTACTCAAGTCCGTGCCTTTGATTGCTTGCGAAGACACGCGTGTTTCCAGCAAGCTTTTAGCGGCTTACGATATCAAAACCAAAACAGTTTCCTATCACCAGCATAGCTCAGCCGGCAAGGTGGATTTTTTGTTGGATAAGCTGGCCGAGACGGGGGAGATGGCGGTTATTACTGACGCAGGGACTCCGGGAATTTCCGATCCGGGCAATTTGTTGGTGGAAGCGGCAGTCAAAAGATTTGGCAGTCAGTGCGAGATTATCCCTATTCCCGGTCCGTCAGCTATTGTCGCCCTTTTGTCTATTTCCGGCTTGCCGACCGATCGTTTTCTGTTCTTGGGCTTTTTGCCTCATAAGAAAGGCAAGGAGACAATACTGAAAAGAATAATTGACAGTGGAGAGACGACAGTGTTTTATGAATCTACTCATCGGATTATCAAATCTTTGGAAAAGTTAAACGAGATGATGCCCCCCGGGGCGGATAATGGCAGGCGAATCGTTGTGGGTCGCGAACTGACGAAGAAATTTGAAACCGTTTATCGCGGCAATATCAAGCAAATTTTAGATCAATTAAAGTCCGATACTACCAAAGGCGAGTTTGTTGTGGTAGTGGAAGGAAAGTAG
- the rplL gene encoding 50S ribosomal protein L7/L12, giving the protein MSEEKNIVVPEKFKALVEQIEKLSVIDLAELVKVLEEKFGVSAAAPVMMAAAGAAPAAEEKDSFDVELTAAGAQKINVIKAVRTITNLGLKEAKDLVDGAPKMVKEGAKKEEAEKIKKELEEAGATVTLK; this is encoded by the coding sequence ATGTCTGAAGAAAAAAACATCGTTGTTCCCGAGAAGTTCAAGGCTCTCGTTGAACAAATTGAAAAGTTATCCGTTATTGACTTGGCCGAATTGGTCAAAGTTTTGGAAGAGAAATTCGGCGTTTCTGCCGCTGCCCCGGTCATGATGGCCGCCGCTGGCGCTGCTCCCGCCGCTGAAGAAAAAGACAGTTTTGACGTTGAGTTGACCGCCGCTGGCGCTCAGAAGATCAATGTCATTAAGGCTGTCCGTACCATTACCAATTTGGGTTTGAAAGAAGCCAAGGACTTGGTTGATGGTGCTCCGAAGATGGTCAAAGAAGGTGCGAAGAAGGAAGAAGCCGAGAAGATTAAGAAAGAATTGGAAGAAGCCGGCGCTACCGTTACCTTGAAATAA
- a CDS encoding deaminase, producing the protein MDSSPELVEEIKRFRVGFAYLMDVMYSCAAKSNDPDTHIGAVIVRPEFNKTVLTADLRRSIVSTGCNHFPRNIKITPAMLERPEKHLWTVHAETDAICCAARYGGSLQGCHLFTNGLPCSECAKVIVESGIASIYIDRGWESFGDPGFQKTWAEKFRVSRIMLDAANIPVIPIPYLHNICSEVRRVPRFKRGQWF; encoded by the coding sequence ATGGATTCATCGCCAGAATTAGTGGAAGAAATAAAAAGATTCAGAGTGGGATTTGCTTATCTAATGGATGTTATGTATTCATGTGCGGCGAAGAGCAATGATCCGGACACGCATATCGGAGCAGTTATAGTTCGACCCGAGTTTAATAAAACTGTTTTAACGGCCGATTTGCGTAGAAGCATAGTTTCCACCGGCTGTAATCATTTTCCTCGCAACATAAAAATTACTCCGGCAATGCTGGAGCGCCCGGAAAAACACCTTTGGACTGTTCATGCCGAAACTGATGCTATTTGTTGCGCCGCCCGTTACGGCGGATCTTTACAGGGTTGCCACCTTTTTACCAATGGCCTGCCCTGCTCCGAATGCGCCAAAGTGATTGTTGAGAGTGGCATCGCTTCAATTTATATTGACCGAGGCTGGGAATCATTCGGTGATCCCGGTTTCCAGAAGACCTGGGCGGAAAAATTTAGGGTCAGTAGAATCATGCTTGATGCGGCCAATATTCCGGTTATTCCTATCCCTTACCTCCATAACATCTGCAGTGAAGTACGAAGAGTGCCACGCTTCAAGCGCGGCCAATGGTTTTAA
- a CDS encoding HIT family protein, with protein sequence MDCIFCKIIAGEIPSAKVYEDDKFLAFLDIAPVNPGHTLIIPKAHYETLLDLPADDACQLLGLAQKIAPAVLSATGTNAFNLMLNNGGASGQVVGHVHFHIVPRSEGDGLKLWPGKEYEPGRQQELAEKIKTQIT encoded by the coding sequence ATGGACTGTATCTTTTGTAAAATCATTGCCGGAGAAATCCCCTCAGCCAAAGTTTATGAGGATGATAAGTTTTTGGCTTTTTTGGATATTGCGCCGGTCAACCCGGGTCACACCTTGATCATTCCTAAGGCCCATTATGAAACTTTGCTGGATTTGCCGGCTGATGACGCTTGCCAGCTTTTGGGTTTGGCGCAGAAGATTGCGCCGGCGGTTCTATCCGCCACCGGAACCAATGCTTTCAATTTGATGCTTAATAATGGCGGGGCATCAGGTCAGGTTGTCGGCCATGTGCATTTTCATATTGTGCCCCGGTCTGAGGGTGATGGCCTCAAGCTCTGGCCGGGTAAAGAATATGAACCAGGCCGGCAACAGGAATTAGCGGAGAAAATTAAAACGCAAATAACTTAA
- the rplJ gene encoding 50S ribosomal protein L10, producing MPKTKSQKAVILQNLEDKLAKMKAAVMFNFSGIEVKELNKLREKCREEGIDYLVAKKTLLKKALGEQKMKEVAEKEFSGEIATLFSYEDEVAPARILATFAKDHDKIQFAGGIFESQYIDAVKVKELSRIPSRQVLLGKLVGCIANPMSGIARVLNAIKESKEKEAV from the coding sequence ATGCCAAAAACCAAATCACAAAAAGCGGTTATTTTGCAAAACTTGGAAGACAAGTTGGCCAAAATGAAAGCCGCCGTCATGTTTAACTTTTCCGGTATTGAGGTTAAGGAACTTAACAAGTTGCGAGAAAAATGCCGTGAGGAAGGCATTGACTACTTGGTGGCCAAAAAGACTTTGTTAAAGAAGGCCTTGGGTGAACAAAAAATGAAAGAAGTAGCAGAAAAAGAATTTTCAGGCGAGATCGCCACTTTGTTTTCTTACGAAGACGAAGTCGCGCCAGCCAGAATCTTGGCTACTTTTGCCAAGGACCATGATAAAATTCAATTTGCCGGTGGCATCTTTGAGAGTCAATATATTGATGCCGTCAAAGTCAAAGAGTTATCCAGAATTCCTTCCCGTCAGGTGTTATTGGGCAAACTTGTCGGCTGTATTGCCAACCCGATGTCCGGTATCGCCCGCGTTTTGAACGCCATTAAAGAGAGCAAAGAAAAAGAAGCCGTTTAA
- the murA gene encoding UDP-N-acetylglucosamine 1-carboxyvinyltransferase: protein MEKYIIEGGHRLSGEISVPGAKNQVGKMLAASILSSEPCELTNVPAIEDVTHMLELLEDIGAKIERSEGRLIIDPSGVNKSEPSAELVKRLRSSVMLAGPLLARFGKVTMAHPGGCVIGKRPIDMFLAGFKALGAKIEENENHYTLHAKKLIGAKIVMPWIAVTATESLMMTATLAEGVTQIINAAMEPEIPALADYLNSCGAKITGAGTPVITIEGVKKISGGKCQLIPDRIEAGTFVIMGLLTGSEITITNCEPKHLDVVLATLEKAGAKLDVGENYIKTKRSKVKAVELRTHEYPGFPTDLQAPFTVLMTQGEGLSLIHEVIYEGRLFYTDKLNAMGANIIMCDPHRVIVSGPTTLHGKKLESPDLRAGMALVLAGLAAQGKTTIDNIYQVERGYQDPIGRLRALGAKIEKIKE from the coding sequence ATGGAAAAATACATCATCGAAGGCGGGCATAGATTGTCCGGCGAAATTAGCGTCCCCGGCGCCAAGAATCAAGTAGGCAAAATGCTGGCCGCCAGCATCCTCTCCTCCGAACCATGCGAGCTGACTAATGTACCGGCGATTGAAGACGTAACGCACATGCTGGAGCTTTTGGAAGATATCGGCGCCAAAATTGAACGGAGCGAAGGCCGCCTAATAATTGATCCGTCAGGCGTCAATAAATCAGAACCGTCGGCCGAGCTGGTCAAACGTCTCAGATCTTCGGTTATGCTGGCCGGGCCGCTTCTGGCGCGCTTCGGCAAAGTGACCATGGCGCATCCCGGAGGCTGCGTCATTGGCAAACGTCCGATTGATATGTTTCTTGCCGGCTTCAAAGCTTTAGGAGCCAAAATTGAAGAAAACGAAAACCACTACACCCTACACGCCAAAAAATTAATCGGTGCTAAAATCGTCATGCCTTGGATAGCTGTTACCGCCACTGAGTCACTGATGATGACTGCAACTTTAGCTGAAGGCGTCACGCAAATCATTAACGCGGCCATGGAACCGGAAATCCCGGCTTTGGCTGATTACCTTAATTCCTGCGGCGCCAAAATCACCGGCGCCGGCACGCCAGTTATCACAATTGAAGGTGTAAAAAAAATCAGCGGCGGCAAATGCCAACTAATCCCCGACCGCATTGAAGCGGGAACTTTCGTCATCATGGGACTTCTGACTGGCAGTGAAATTACAATCACTAATTGCGAGCCCAAGCACTTGGACGTGGTTCTAGCCACACTGGAAAAAGCCGGAGCCAAATTGGATGTGGGAGAAAATTACATCAAAACCAAACGCAGCAAAGTAAAAGCGGTGGAATTACGCACCCATGAGTATCCGGGTTTTCCTACCGACCTGCAAGCGCCTTTTACCGTGCTTATGACTCAAGGCGAAGGATTATCTTTGATCCATGAAGTAATTTATGAAGGCCGGCTGTTTTATACCGACAAGCTTAATGCCATGGGAGCTAACATTATTATGTGCGACCCTCATCGAGTAATTGTCTCCGGGCCGACAACTTTACACGGCAAAAAACTGGAATCGCCTGACCTGCGCGCCGGTATGGCCTTAGTCTTAGCCGGCCTTGCCGCCCAAGGGAAAACTACGATTGACAATATTTATCAAGTTGAACGAGGCTATCAGGATCCGATCGGCCGCCTGCGGGCATTAGGCGCCAAAATTGAAAAAATCAAGGAGTAA
- a CDS encoding CvpA family protein — MMVFTLVDVILIIIVLIFVMWGFVMGLIRTIGALVGMIFGTWVAGHYFMPVADWLTPVLMGHAIAARIVAFLFVFIAVNRLTVLLFYLVDRGFKLISIIPFLGSLNRLGGALLGLVEGVLTSGIIIFVLAKIAPDISLVKNFLGNSQIAYWLVLSATWLTKLLPEAFNRIQSIF; from the coding sequence ATGATGGTTTTTACGCTTGTCGACGTCATTTTGATTATTATTGTTTTAATTTTCGTGATGTGGGGCTTTGTTATGGGACTGATACGCACGATTGGCGCTTTGGTCGGCATGATCTTTGGCACTTGGGTGGCCGGCCATTATTTTATGCCGGTAGCCGATTGGCTGACGCCGGTGCTGATGGGCCATGCTATCGCCGCTAGAATCGTTGCCTTCTTATTTGTTTTTATTGCAGTAAACCGTTTGACGGTTTTATTATTTTATCTGGTTGATCGTGGCTTTAAGTTGATTTCCATTATTCCTTTTTTGGGTTCTTTGAATCGGCTGGGCGGCGCGCTATTGGGGTTAGTGGAAGGTGTTTTGACTTCCGGCATTATAATATTCGTTTTAGCCAAAATTGCTCCAGATATTTCTTTAGTTAAGAATTTTTTGGGCAATTCCCAGATAGCTTATTGGCTGGTTTTGTCGGCCACTTGGCTGACTAAGCTTTTGCCCGAGGCGTTTAATAGAATACAGTCAATATTTTAA
- a CDS encoding helicase-related protein — protein MEDKILISLVNPSTLPVAAREAEITELVLDNPVVIITAKTGSGKTTLIPPMFWRAGFKVVCTVPRRFLARSVACYVARQNGCKLGGEIGYRTGFERNCSADTRLLYSTDGAESIREIVFDWQPEVLIIDEVHEWGVETEALVAWAKKRLKEGANFRLVIMSATLEAERLSEYFDNAPVLSVEGRLFPVVDRPMTTGSIEEEAALLVKEGRTIKLFQPGKREVYDCIDRLRQMGVDTDAVILPLHGDLPPEEQDLVFVDYGKPKIIVTTNIAESGVTVPGINGVLDTQLEKRIETKDGVEGLYLRRISKAQVDQRRGRAGRDSEGVYINCYSGWEDQEDFPKAEIERVRLDQLILRLACHGINVMELEFFHQPNRSAMAESYRTLRILGAVMADGTASSLGELISRWPVSVNSAKSLVLAKKVGQLPAMRRIVACREVGGIQSRVKDSWIKLPPYVGISDAVAQYHYCCFADGLRKDPQTFSDHGLSLKHYRRVQEIERKLQYLSADDRGQNKSPDINDDLMAELVVSGMLDKLHMVSDGLSAKVSTGRESYPMYGFEQRQLSNRSVISSSSSGQLVVGEPVDLTVKGRFDLPKILKLLTMATIISDPQIVVRHAPHCAKIQRYNWRWESNSISCSLVLTLEDARFELPDRQYMSFDELKALVDSGEMTEAEFEEICCLVARRITEPAEAEGLPPEIGSKVKLRSEPKVTVTMGASRFGRTTPPPASSTFGTSFADLLQH, from the coding sequence ATGGAGGATAAGATATTGATCTCTTTAGTTAATCCATCAACCCTGCCGGTCGCGGCTCGTGAAGCAGAGATTACTGAGTTGGTTTTGGATAACCCGGTGGTTATTATTACGGCGAAGACCGGCTCCGGTAAAACCACCTTAATACCGCCAATGTTTTGGCGGGCCGGATTCAAAGTGGTATGCACTGTGCCACGGCGTTTCCTTGCTCGTTCGGTCGCGTGTTATGTGGCGCGACAGAATGGTTGCAAGTTAGGCGGGGAAATTGGTTACCGTACCGGATTTGAACGGAATTGCTCCGCAGATACCAGATTGCTGTATAGCACTGATGGAGCGGAGTCGATTCGTGAGATCGTCTTTGACTGGCAACCGGAAGTCTTGATTATTGACGAGGTCCATGAGTGGGGCGTGGAGACCGAGGCCTTGGTGGCCTGGGCCAAAAAGCGCCTGAAGGAAGGAGCTAATTTTCGTTTGGTCATTATGTCAGCAACGCTTGAAGCTGAGCGCTTGTCGGAATATTTTGACAATGCGCCCGTATTGAGCGTTGAAGGCAGGTTGTTTCCGGTAGTGGATCGTCCCATGACAACAGGGTCAATTGAAGAAGAAGCGGCACTGTTAGTCAAGGAGGGCCGCACTATCAAGTTGTTCCAGCCCGGTAAAAGGGAAGTTTATGATTGTATTGATCGATTGCGCCAAATGGGCGTTGATACTGATGCGGTAATTCTACCCCTCCATGGGGACTTGCCCCCGGAGGAACAAGATTTGGTTTTTGTGGATTACGGCAAACCGAAAATTATCGTAACCACTAATATAGCTGAATCCGGGGTCACAGTACCCGGAATTAACGGGGTACTTGATACGCAATTGGAAAAGCGCATCGAAACCAAGGATGGCGTAGAGGGGCTTTATCTACGCCGTATTTCCAAGGCTCAAGTCGATCAACGCAGGGGACGAGCCGGTAGGGACTCGGAAGGGGTATATATCAATTGTTATAGCGGTTGGGAGGACCAAGAAGATTTTCCCAAGGCGGAGATTGAGCGGGTTCGTCTGGATCAACTCATCCTACGCCTGGCCTGCCATGGTATTAATGTGATGGAGTTGGAATTCTTCCATCAGCCGAACAGATCTGCTATGGCCGAGTCTTATCGGACTCTGCGAATTCTGGGAGCAGTAATGGCTGATGGCACGGCGTCGTCGCTGGGTGAATTAATATCCCGGTGGCCGGTTTCTGTGAACTCAGCAAAATCATTAGTGTTGGCAAAGAAAGTCGGCCAGTTGCCGGCCATGCGTCGTATTGTTGCTTGTAGGGAGGTGGGCGGAATCCAGTCGCGGGTCAAGGATAGCTGGATAAAGTTGCCGCCTTACGTCGGGATTTCTGACGCGGTTGCGCAATATCATTATTGCTGTTTCGCAGACGGTTTACGGAAGGATCCACAGACGTTCTCTGACCATGGACTGTCTTTGAAGCATTATCGGCGCGTTCAAGAGATAGAGCGCAAACTGCAATATCTGTCGGCTGATGACAGGGGACAGAACAAATCTCCCGACATTAACGATGACCTAATGGCCGAGCTGGTGGTTAGCGGCATGTTGGACAAGCTTCACATGGTTTCTGATGGTCTTAGCGCCAAAGTCAGCACTGGCCGAGAAAGTTATCCCATGTATGGGTTTGAACAGAGGCAGTTGAGCAACCGTTCGGTCATCTCGAGTTCGTCGTCCGGCCAATTAGTGGTCGGGGAACCGGTCGACCTCACCGTGAAAGGACGGTTCGACCTCCCAAAGATATTGAAGCTCCTGACTATGGCGACGATCATCAGTGACCCGCAGATAGTCGTGCGCCATGCTCCGCATTGCGCGAAGATCCAACGTTACAATTGGCGTTGGGAATCTAACAGTATTTCGTGTTCGTTGGTTTTGACTTTGGAGGATGCTCGTTTTGAGTTGCCCGATCGCCAGTATATGAGCTTTGACGAGCTCAAGGCGCTGGTTGACTCCGGCGAGATGACCGAAGCCGAGTTTGAGGAAATCTGTTGTTTGGTCGCTCGGAGAATCACTGAGCCGGCAGAAGCTGAAGGCTTGCCGCCGGAGATTGGGAGCAAAGTCAAACTGCGTAGCGAACCGAAGGTTACGGTGACCATGGGCGCATCACGGTTTGGAAGGACGACGCCGCCTCCGGCCTCGAGTACTTTCGGTACGAGTTTCGCTGATCTGCTTCAGCACTGA
- a CDS encoding PEGA domain-containing protein, which translates to MTLLYRRITYISFIIIFLIITPLIIAYTAGYRYNFSKGRVQKTGILRITSIPRGANIYLNSQIQNTQTPAKIQYLMPGDYEIKLTKEGYFDWQKKLPITENNTTFAEKIILWKKPAAKKLNATTSVSSWLISPDKNIIAFSQLDGSIGIIDVNSGLFGELSGGSLEIITKISDYGEVKLISYSPTGRYLIAESGKSNAKTYFLIDAFLKKYDKLPIKNYSAIKWDRNSDTLYANDKTSLWQINVSNSTAKQLLKSFTGDFYFDNQNFYIFKNSILSRGTLTNANISDIAAITCDACRIETIKGNRLYLFNRLSGDLRIIDLSGKTKSASLKAKSFDFLANNSALIYNDFELSIYNSAKDEPELITRLGQPISAAAWHPTGRYIFFVTEGQLKVIELDNRELRNIITIIDAPADFIQLDRAGNNVYFSGLIDKQEGIYKLDIQ; encoded by the coding sequence ATGACCTTATTATATCGTCGTATAACTTACATTTCCTTCATTATAATTTTCCTGATTATTACGCCTCTTATCATCGCCTATACGGCCGGTTATCGTTATAATTTCAGCAAAGGCCGGGTGCAAAAAACCGGCATCCTGCGCATTACTTCTATTCCTCGTGGCGCCAACATCTACCTGAATAGCCAAATACAAAACACACAGACTCCGGCCAAAATCCAATATCTGATGCCGGGTGATTACGAGATTAAACTAACCAAAGAGGGATATTTTGATTGGCAAAAAAAACTGCCGATTACAGAAAATAATACCACCTTCGCTGAAAAAATAATCCTCTGGAAAAAACCAGCGGCAAAAAAATTAAACGCCACCACCAGCGTCTCCTCTTGGCTTATTTCACCCGATAAAAACATTATCGCCTTCAGCCAGCTGGACGGATCTATTGGTATTATTGACGTCAATTCCGGCTTATTCGGCGAGCTATCAGGCGGTTCACTGGAAATAATCACTAAAATTTCTGATTACGGCGAAGTTAAGTTAATCAGCTACTCCCCAACCGGCCGTTATCTGATCGCTGAAAGTGGTAAAAGCAACGCTAAAACCTATTTCCTCATCGACGCTTTTTTAAAAAAATACGATAAATTGCCGATAAAAAACTATTCTGCCATTAAATGGGACAGAAACTCCGACACGCTTTATGCCAACGATAAAACAAGTTTGTGGCAAATTAATGTTTCCAACTCAACAGCCAAACAATTATTAAAAAGCTTTACCGGCGATTTTTATTTTGATAATCAAAACTTTTACATCTTTAAAAATTCCATTTTAAGCCGAGGCACTCTGACTAATGCTAATATCAGCGATATAGCAGCTATCACCTGCGATGCTTGCCGAATTGAAACGATTAAAGGCAACCGCCTGTATCTTTTTAACCGGCTCAGCGGCGACTTGCGTATTATTGATTTATCCGGCAAAACCAAATCCGCCAGCCTGAAAGCCAAGTCTTTTGATTTTCTAGCTAATAATTCAGCTTTGATTTATAATGATTTTGAACTATCAATTTATAACAGCGCCAAAGATGAACCAGAACTTATCACCCGGCTGGGCCAGCCTATTTCCGCCGCCGCCTGGCACCCAACCGGACGCTATATTTTCTTTGTTACTGAAGGACAATTAAAAGTCATTGAATTGGATAACCGCGAATTGCGCAATATCATTACTATAATTGACGCCCCTGCTGATTTCATCCAATTGGATCGTGCCGGCAATAATGTTTATTTCAGCGGGTTAATAGACAAACAGGAAGGCATTTACAAACTGGACATCCAATAA